The Methanocella arvoryzae MRE50 genome includes a region encoding these proteins:
- a CDS encoding N-acetyl sugar amidotransferase: MAKQQSVCSRCVSDTTIPGIKFDAEGVCNFCRMHEELEKAHQLNDENKRRFEKLIAKIKHEGRKKEYDCVVGVSGGRDSTYVLYNAIKLGLRPLAVHFDNGWNSDIAVSNIKRATTRLNVDLHTVVADWEEFKDLQKSFLKASVSDAEIPTDYAILSVLYREAANAGTRYILNGHSFRTEGIVPLGWTYMDGRYVHSVHKQFGRMRIRSFPVMSMSDLIYYTLVKRITFVNLLRYIEYDQKKAGEIMSRELGWQYYGGHHHENVYTHFFQSYLLPQKFKIDKRKVEYSALIRSGQMDREAALKDLEKPYPYDKEVVKYTISKLGLTQAQFEEIMSTPPKTFHDYATYYPLIKALRMPIKVACNLDLLPMIFYQKYLG; this comes from the coding sequence ATGGCTAAGCAACAGAGCGTATGTAGCAGGTGTGTCTCGGATACGACGATACCTGGTATCAAGTTCGATGCGGAAGGGGTTTGTAATTTTTGCAGGATGCACGAGGAGCTCGAGAAAGCTCACCAGCTGAACGATGAGAACAAGCGCCGGTTCGAGAAGCTCATCGCCAAAATCAAGCACGAGGGCCGGAAGAAAGAGTACGATTGCGTGGTGGGAGTGAGCGGTGGCAGGGACAGCACTTACGTTCTGTACAACGCCATAAAGCTAGGCCTCAGGCCGCTGGCAGTCCACTTTGACAACGGGTGGAATTCCGATATTGCTGTCAGCAACATCAAGCGGGCTACGACCAGGCTGAACGTCGACCTGCATACCGTCGTCGCCGACTGGGAAGAGTTCAAGGACCTGCAGAAGTCCTTCCTGAAAGCTTCCGTATCCGACGCGGAGATCCCCACCGATTACGCCATTCTGTCCGTGCTGTACAGGGAAGCCGCCAACGCGGGCACCCGGTACATCCTGAACGGCCACTCTTTCAGGACCGAGGGTATTGTGCCGCTGGGCTGGACATACATGGACGGCAGGTACGTCCACAGCGTCCACAAGCAGTTCGGCCGCATGAGAATCAGGAGCTTCCCGGTCATGTCCATGTCCGACCTGATCTACTACACCCTGGTGAAGCGCATCACCTTCGTCAACCTCCTCCGGTACATCGAGTACGACCAGAAGAAGGCCGGAGAGATCATGAGCCGGGAACTCGGCTGGCAGTACTACGGCGGCCACCACCATGAGAACGTGTACACCCACTTCTTCCAGTCTTACCTCCTCCCGCAGAAGTTCAAGATCGACAAGAGGAAGGTGGAGTACTCTGCCCTCATCCGCTCGGGCCAGATGGACCGGGAAGCGGCGCTGAAGGACCTCGAGAAACCTTACCCGTACGACAAAGAAGTCGTCAAGTACACGATCTCCAAGCTCGGCCTGACCCAGGCACAGTTCGAGGAGATCATGTCCACCCCTCCGAAGACCTTCCATGACTACGCCACGTACTACCCCTTGATCAAAGCTTTGCGTATGCCGATCAAGGTCGCCTGTAACCTTGACCTGCTGCCCATGATCTTTTACCAGAAGTACCTGGGGTAA
- a CDS encoding glycosyltransferase family 2 protein, with product MSTLFHERTTALSAVPSPGVLSGSVVLIHGRLNPLVLGTIVAVARGCADSVIVVPERHDARLEQLAGSLGARVVPADPDGASILGSVLAEAGTVVAMYGDGSHDPFRIPALLRQASGGSDVVAGAPLQSSGSRDAARLLNNHKRTMPESQFIAASHRALEGIGIRPGTDLSQQIQDHARRCGIKVRNVDPAPDYSYLGMARIGVVVPAYNEEVLLGETVRGMPSYVSRIYVIDDCSTDRTPEVLRKLADEDPRVVGLRHEVNKGVGATIIDGYKLALQDRMDYVAVMAGDNQMDPEELPRLLLPVMEGKADYAKGNRLLGRQMRKGMSSWRFLGNSMLTMLNKIASGYWHISDPQNGYTVISREALETLDLDSIYTYYGYCNDLLVKLNAAGFRTIDVPIPARYGREKSKIRYGRFIFKVAPMLFRGFLWRLRVKYTVLDFHPLVLFYLAGMALLPAGILTGLLSLALPWLNPPAFAPVGLFATILALAGLQSLLAAMAMDAQIDRESVKSINN from the coding sequence ATGAGCACGCTGTTTCACGAGCGGACCACTGCGCTAAGCGCTGTTCCTTCTCCTGGCGTCCTGTCGGGTAGCGTGGTACTGATCCACGGCAGGCTGAACCCGCTCGTTCTCGGCACAATTGTGGCGGTAGCCAGAGGCTGTGCCGACTCAGTGATCGTGGTGCCGGAACGGCACGATGCCAGGCTGGAGCAACTGGCAGGCTCCCTGGGCGCCCGGGTCGTGCCCGCAGATCCTGATGGTGCCAGTATTCTCGGCTCTGTGCTGGCTGAGGCGGGCACAGTCGTTGCTATGTATGGTGACGGGTCTCACGATCCGTTCCGGATACCTGCCCTGTTAAGGCAGGCGTCGGGTGGCAGCGACGTGGTCGCCGGAGCACCGCTTCAGTCGTCTGGCTCCAGAGATGCAGCGAGGCTGCTGAACAATCATAAGCGGACGATGCCTGAGTCCCAGTTTATCGCTGCGTCGCACCGGGCCCTGGAAGGGATCGGCATCCGGCCGGGAACCGACCTGTCGCAGCAGATACAGGATCATGCCAGGCGCTGCGGCATCAAGGTCCGTAACGTCGACCCGGCTCCGGACTATTCGTATCTGGGCATGGCCAGGATCGGCGTCGTCGTGCCGGCGTATAACGAAGAGGTCTTGCTCGGGGAAACTGTCAGAGGAATGCCCTCGTACGTCAGCCGCATCTACGTGATCGATGACTGCAGCACTGACAGGACTCCGGAGGTCCTCCGGAAGCTCGCGGATGAAGATCCCCGGGTGGTGGGCCTGAGACACGAGGTAAACAAGGGCGTCGGAGCCACGATCATCGACGGCTACAAGCTTGCCCTGCAGGACCGCATGGACTACGTGGCGGTCATGGCCGGGGACAACCAGATGGACCCGGAGGAACTGCCAAGGCTGCTTTTGCCTGTCATGGAAGGCAAAGCCGACTATGCCAAGGGCAACAGGCTGCTCGGCCGGCAGATGAGAAAAGGCATGAGCAGCTGGAGGTTCCTGGGCAACTCGATGCTCACGATGCTGAACAAGATCGCCAGCGGCTACTGGCACATCAGCGACCCGCAGAACGGCTACACAGTCATCTCACGCGAGGCGCTGGAGACGCTGGACCTCGACTCGATCTACACGTACTACGGGTACTGTAATGACCTGCTCGTCAAGCTAAACGCGGCCGGCTTCAGAACGATAGACGTGCCCATCCCTGCCCGGTACGGCAGGGAGAAATCCAAGATACGGTACGGGCGGTTCATCTTCAAGGTAGCTCCCATGCTGTTCCGCGGCTTCCTCTGGAGGCTGCGCGTTAAATATACTGTGCTCGATTTCCACCCGCTGGTTCTTTTTTATCTGGCGGGAATGGCGCTGCTGCCGGCAGGAATCCTGACGGGACTCCTGTCGCTCGCGCTCCCGTGGCTGAATCCCCCGGCCTTCGCGCCCGTGGGGCTGTTCGCCACAATCCTGGCTCTGGCCGGGCTGCAAAGTCTGCTGGCTGCAATGGCCATGGACGCGCAGATCGACCGGGAGTCGGTGAAGTCAATTAACAATTAA
- a CDS encoding UDP-N-acetylglucosamine 3-dehydrogenase, with translation MRVGVIGAGAMGQNHIRTYSQMNDVELVGIADVDQQRIQSLSKQYNTMGFTDYNELLKQNLDAVSIVVPTTLHRKVAIDAIHAGTNILVEKPIADTIENAQAITDAADAEGLTLMVGHIERFNPAVVKMKQIIDSGKLGKVVSISTSRVGPYNPRIRDVGVILDIGVHDIDIISYLYNSRVTDVYAIAGKEVHSLEDHASMFLRYEGDRAGVVEVNWLTPHKTRKFTVIGTEGVAYGDYIEQRVTIHDKEWVRDAKIEKREPLALELESFLDACKHHKEPVTTGPDGIHALDVAIAAIDSYKSRSMVKIHSARYAIPRADQPSKATV, from the coding sequence ATGCGAGTCGGCGTCATCGGAGCTGGCGCAATGGGCCAGAACCACATCCGCACCTATAGCCAGATGAACGACGTGGAGCTTGTCGGCATCGCTGACGTGGATCAGCAGCGCATTCAGTCCCTCTCGAAGCAGTATAACACCATGGGTTTCACTGACTATAACGAGCTCCTGAAGCAGAACCTCGACGCGGTGAGCATCGTGGTGCCGACCACCCTGCACAGGAAGGTGGCCATAGATGCGATTCACGCAGGTACCAACATTCTGGTCGAGAAGCCTATCGCGGACACGATCGAGAATGCTCAGGCTATCACTGATGCAGCGGACGCCGAGGGCCTGACCCTCATGGTCGGCCACATCGAGCGCTTCAACCCTGCCGTGGTGAAGATGAAGCAGATCATCGACAGCGGCAAGCTGGGCAAGGTCGTCTCCATCTCCACCAGCAGGGTAGGCCCCTACAACCCGAGGATCAGGGACGTCGGCGTGATCCTCGACATCGGCGTCCACGACATCGACATCATCTCCTACCTCTACAACAGCCGGGTCACCGACGTCTACGCCATCGCGGGCAAGGAAGTTCACTCCCTCGAGGATCACGCTTCTATGTTCCTGAGGTACGAAGGCGACCGGGCGGGGGTCGTGGAAGTCAACTGGCTGACGCCCCACAAGACCCGCAAGTTCACGGTCATAGGCACGGAAGGCGTCGCCTACGGGGACTACATAGAGCAGCGGGTCACCATCCACGACAAAGAGTGGGTGAGGGATGCCAAGATCGAGAAGAGGGAACCGCTTGCACTGGAGCTGGAAAGCTTCCTGGACGCGTGCAAGCACCACAAAGAGCCTGTGACCACCGGCCCGGATGGCATACATGCCCTGGACGTGGCCATCGCCGCGATCGACTCATACAAGAGCCGCTCGATGGTGAAGATCCACTCGGCCCGGTATGCTATCCCGAGAGCAGACCAGCCTTCGAAGGCAACCGTATAA
- a CDS encoding DegT/DnrJ/EryC1/StrS family aminotransferase, which translates to MIPIAKPLIGQEEINGVVSVLQSGTLAEGPRVKEFEEAFASYTGVRHAIAVNSGTAALHVALLAKGIGKDDEVIVPPFTFIATANSVLFAGAKPVFADVDPETFNIDPEKIKEKITKRTRAIIPVDLYGQAAAMETIMDLARDHGLAVIEDACQAHGASVNGRKCGSFDVGCFSFYPTKNMTTSEGGMITSDDREFDARARMIRSHGSRVRYYHEMLGFNLRMTDISAAIGLAQLRKIEEYNEKRIANASRLSQQLQGIKGIVTPVVRPGHRHVFHQYTLRITPDFHLSRDEVVRRLGDAGIGSAVYYPVPVHRQQLYQEMGYTDSFPVSEMLSGQVISLPVHPSVTPEEIDFIAATIRRL; encoded by the coding sequence ATGATTCCTATTGCAAAACCATTGATAGGCCAGGAAGAGATCAACGGAGTCGTGAGTGTCCTCCAGTCGGGCACTCTCGCCGAAGGTCCCAGGGTCAAGGAGTTCGAGGAGGCCTTCGCCTCGTATACCGGCGTAAGGCACGCCATTGCAGTAAACTCAGGCACAGCCGCCTTACACGTGGCACTGCTGGCGAAGGGTATCGGCAAGGATGACGAGGTTATCGTACCGCCGTTCACGTTCATTGCCACCGCCAACTCGGTGCTCTTCGCAGGAGCAAAGCCTGTGTTCGCAGACGTGGACCCCGAGACCTTCAACATCGACCCGGAGAAGATCAAGGAGAAGATCACGAAACGTACCAGAGCCATCATTCCGGTGGACCTTTACGGGCAGGCGGCGGCCATGGAGACCATCATGGACCTCGCCAGAGACCATGGGCTTGCAGTCATAGAAGATGCCTGCCAGGCTCACGGGGCTTCAGTGAACGGCCGGAAATGCGGCTCGTTCGATGTCGGCTGCTTCAGCTTCTACCCGACCAAGAACATGACCACCAGCGAAGGCGGCATGATCACCTCTGACGACAGAGAGTTCGACGCCAGGGCACGCATGATCCGGTCCCACGGCTCCCGGGTCCGGTACTATCACGAGATGCTGGGCTTCAACCTACGCATGACTGACATCAGCGCAGCCATCGGGCTGGCCCAGCTCAGGAAGATCGAGGAGTACAACGAGAAGAGGATCGCCAACGCGAGCCGGCTGAGCCAGCAGTTGCAGGGCATCAAAGGCATCGTCACGCCCGTAGTTCGGCCCGGTCACAGGCACGTCTTCCACCAGTACACCCTGCGGATTACGCCAGACTTCCACCTGTCAAGGGACGAGGTCGTCAGGAGGCTCGGCGACGCCGGCATCGGCTCCGCAGTCTATTATCCTGTGCCTGTCCACCGGCAGCAGCTGTACCAGGAGATGGGCTACACCGACTCCTTCCCGGTATCGGAGATGCTTTCCGGCCAGGTCATTTCTCTGCCGGTGCACCCGTCCGTGACTCCCGAAGAGATCGACTTTATCGCCGCCACTATCCGGAGGCTCTGA
- a CDS encoding acyltransferase — MIAKSRIHESCRLYGINTIGRNCTILENVTLGYPSGRILDEIAAAGATPETYSYVGVRLGDDAVIRPGSTLYCDVVIGNALRTGHNALIRENTLIGDRVLVGTNVVIDGNCRIGNRVSIQSNVYIPTNTTIEDNVFLGPCSVLTNDKYPIRIPYDLKGPVLRKGASVGANATILPGVEIGEGAMVAAGALVTKDVPAWKLAIGAPAKIVELPEALRSLNRI; from the coding sequence GTGATAGCAAAAAGCCGTATACACGAGTCGTGCAGGCTGTACGGCATCAACACGATCGGCAGGAACTGCACCATTCTCGAGAACGTCACTCTGGGCTATCCCAGCGGCCGCATTCTGGACGAGATCGCAGCGGCCGGGGCTACGCCGGAGACTTATTCCTACGTCGGGGTCCGCCTCGGCGACGATGCGGTGATCCGGCCAGGATCTACCCTCTACTGTGACGTAGTGATCGGGAATGCCCTGCGAACCGGGCACAACGCCCTGATCAGGGAAAATACTCTGATCGGAGACCGGGTGCTCGTCGGTACCAACGTCGTCATCGACGGCAACTGCAGGATAGGGAACCGCGTCAGCATCCAGAGCAACGTGTACATCCCGACAAACACGACCATCGAGGACAACGTGTTCCTCGGGCCGTGCTCAGTCCTGACTAACGACAAGTACCCGATCAGGATACCCTACGATCTGAAGGGCCCCGTCTTGCGCAAAGGGGCATCCGTCGGAGCTAACGCCACCATCCTGCCCGGAGTTGAGATCGGGGAGGGAGCAATGGTTGCGGCAGGCGCGCTGGTCACCAAAGACGTGCCGGCATGGAAGCTTGCCATCGGGGCGCCGGCGAAGATCGTCGAACTGCCAGAAGCGCTCAGGAGCTTAAACAGGATTTGA
- a CDS encoding GNAT family N-acetyltransferase encodes MPEEVRLIRPEELDQLLELYRLLHPTDPDARENPGLPQLWEEIIADKNLFYPVVVADGKIVSSCTLAIVKNLTRGLRPYGLIENVITHPDYRKRGYGTMALHKAVDIAREHNCYKVMLLTGHKDEATLNFYDRAGFVRGEKTGYILHL; translated from the coding sequence ATGCCCGAAGAAGTGCGCCTCATCCGTCCGGAAGAGCTCGATCAGCTGCTGGAACTCTACCGGCTGCTTCATCCTACAGACCCCGACGCCCGGGAAAATCCCGGCCTGCCACAGTTGTGGGAAGAGATCATTGCTGACAAAAATTTGTTCTACCCTGTAGTCGTCGCAGACGGAAAAATCGTCTCCTCCTGCACGCTGGCTATCGTGAAAAACCTGACCAGGGGTCTCCGGCCATACGGCCTCATCGAGAACGTGATTACCCATCCTGATTACCGGAAGCGAGGCTACGGCACGATGGCCTTGCATAAGGCGGTCGACATCGCCCGGGAACACAACTGCTACAAAGTCATGCTCCTCACCGGGCACAAAGACGAGGCTACGCTGAACTTCTATGACCGGGCAGGGTTCGTCCGGGGCGAAAAGACTGGGTATATCCTCCACCTCTGA
- a CDS encoding ATP-binding protein produces MADKLLHGNRKVVSVSLRIKSRPVVLTTETAEQAVREASFISLADQCVCRAERKCENYSPGFGCLYLGEGARGIVAKGNAREITVEEGLDVVRQARELGLVHMILWTSRELRALGGDADHALELCSCCPCCCINRRTGDGMQAYIDGMTGLAIARADDGCTSCGDCERACYFKAVYITEDGPSIYADRCKGCGLCEIACRQGVLKVYPLEQVPVYDDGWEQIPSQEFIDQILRTIR; encoded by the coding sequence ATGGCTGACAAGCTTCTCCACGGCAACCGAAAGGTCGTATCCGTAAGCCTGCGCATAAAAAGCCGCCCCGTCGTCCTGACCACTGAGACGGCCGAGCAGGCCGTCCGTGAGGCTTCCTTCATCAGCCTGGCAGACCAGTGTGTCTGCCGTGCAGAGCGCAAGTGCGAGAACTACTCCCCCGGCTTCGGCTGTCTGTACCTGGGCGAGGGCGCCAGAGGTATAGTGGCTAAAGGCAACGCGAGGGAGATCACCGTAGAAGAGGGCCTCGACGTAGTCCGGCAGGCCAGAGAGCTCGGCCTGGTTCACATGATCCTCTGGACCAGCCGGGAACTGCGAGCGCTTGGAGGCGACGCTGACCATGCGCTCGAGCTGTGCTCCTGCTGCCCGTGCTGCTGCATAAACCGTAGGACCGGCGACGGCATGCAGGCGTACATCGACGGCATGACTGGCCTCGCCATCGCCCGGGCAGACGATGGATGCACCTCCTGCGGCGACTGCGAGCGGGCGTGCTACTTCAAAGCCGTCTACATCACCGAGGACGGCCCGTCGATCTACGCCGATCGCTGCAAAGGCTGCGGCCTGTGCGAGATCGCCTGCCGGCAGGGCGTGCTGAAAGTTTACCCCCTGGAGCAGGTGCCCGTTTACGATGACGGCTGGGAACAGATACCCTCGCAAGAGTTCATTGACCAGATTCTAAGAACCATTCGGTAG
- a CDS encoding TetR/AcrR family transcriptional regulator, producing the protein MKNTGPAASTKELIMDAAIDLFSKWGYDKVSIREIAREVGIRESSIYNHYKGKEEIMDTITDYFIAELARAAPFDVPMEDLLKQYGAEEFMKMGARSYLQLINTPRIAKIWRIIAIELFRNEKVRRFFKASMVETPVASWQQTFDIMMKLGYIKECDTRLLAQEFFYHCIYLFFDYFIIRFDETTYDTFTDSMLKDLEPHIRFVFESVRVKEA; encoded by the coding sequence ATGAAGAACACTGGACCCGCCGCCAGCACTAAAGAGCTGATCATGGACGCAGCCATCGATCTCTTCTCAAAGTGGGGCTACGACAAGGTATCCATCCGGGAGATCGCCCGGGAGGTCGGCATCAGGGAAAGCTCGATCTACAACCACTACAAGGGCAAAGAGGAGATCATGGACACGATCACCGACTACTTTATTGCCGAGCTGGCCCGGGCCGCCCCGTTCGACGTGCCTATGGAGGACCTGCTAAAGCAGTACGGTGCCGAGGAGTTCATGAAGATGGGCGCCCGGAGCTACCTGCAGTTGATCAACACCCCCCGGATTGCGAAGATCTGGCGGATCATCGCCATCGAGCTCTTCCGGAACGAGAAGGTCAGAAGGTTCTTCAAGGCCAGCATGGTGGAAACCCCAGTCGCTTCCTGGCAGCAGACCTTCGACATCATGATGAAGCTCGGCTACATCAAGGAATGTGACACCAGGCTGCTGGCCCAGGAGTTCTTCTACCACTGCATCTACCTCTTCTTCGACTACTTCATCATCCGGTTCGACGAGACGACATACGACACGTTTACAGATAGCATGCTGAAGGACCTGGAGCCCCACATCAGGTTCGTATTCGAGAGCGTCAGGGTAAAGGAGGCGTGA
- a CDS encoding DUF116 domain-containing protein encodes MEVVTYSLRNGQFNSNQYYQDAAAFTDEVLKEAKVLLPIVGRFQEYVQNESIEAIRSAEEYTFELLMLGTLWRIYADDAQDISSGWTGIMAYLSRLRQRNQTLKPVADGIRGVLATIFLAPTDRAWSPKASLKHLDQLLQWMEATGDHVQEVRRLHNWSEYWETLSAGQVSGDIEAAIAFARWFEERSLKSLGKYTPNVEQFLQEKHREHRWKEDVVFSARRRVEYHLNMVGAEIMNRSFRADFQQTKHKAVILPACMRYHSKPKCQARSNGLSCECTGCEPKCRVNMLMKLGQKHGFSVHLVPHESSVFSGDAGKQLIGEGVGIVGIACVSNLVSGGWKAKGLGLPPQCVLLDHCGCRKHWHEQGIPTDINFGRLYQIIGITDEKAAENAEKAQGAAAA; translated from the coding sequence ATGGAAGTGGTCACCTACTCCCTCAGGAACGGCCAGTTCAACTCCAACCAGTACTACCAGGATGCGGCGGCCTTTACTGACGAAGTCCTAAAAGAGGCGAAGGTGCTTCTCCCGATCGTCGGACGCTTCCAGGAGTACGTACAGAACGAGAGCATTGAAGCAATTCGGTCGGCGGAGGAGTACACTTTCGAGCTTTTGATGCTGGGGACGCTGTGGCGGATATACGCCGACGACGCCCAGGACATTTCGAGCGGCTGGACCGGCATCATGGCATACCTGTCGAGGCTGCGCCAGCGGAACCAGACGCTCAAGCCCGTCGCCGACGGCATCAGAGGCGTCCTCGCGACCATTTTCCTGGCCCCGACAGACAGGGCATGGTCCCCTAAGGCATCCCTGAAGCACCTGGACCAGCTGCTCCAGTGGATGGAGGCGACGGGGGATCACGTGCAGGAGGTCAGGAGGCTGCACAACTGGAGTGAGTACTGGGAAACTCTCTCTGCGGGACAGGTATCGGGGGATATTGAGGCAGCGATTGCCTTCGCCAGGTGGTTTGAGGAGCGCAGCCTGAAAAGTCTGGGGAAGTACACCCCGAACGTCGAGCAGTTCCTGCAGGAGAAACACCGGGAGCACAGGTGGAAGGAAGACGTGGTCTTCTCCGCCCGCCGCAGGGTGGAGTACCACCTCAACATGGTGGGCGCAGAGATCATGAACCGATCGTTCCGGGCGGACTTCCAGCAGACGAAACACAAGGCGGTGATTCTGCCGGCCTGCATGCGCTACCACTCGAAGCCGAAGTGCCAGGCCCGCTCGAACGGCCTATCGTGCGAGTGCACCGGGTGCGAGCCGAAGTGCCGGGTGAACATGCTCATGAAGCTGGGCCAAAAGCACGGCTTCAGCGTCCACCTCGTGCCCCACGAGTCGTCCGTGTTCTCGGGGGACGCAGGAAAGCAGCTTATCGGTGAAGGCGTAGGCATCGTGGGCATCGCCTGCGTGTCCAACCTCGTCTCCGGCGGGTGGAAGGCGAAAGGGCTCGGCCTGCCGCCCCAGTGCGTCCTGCTGGACCACTGCGGGTGCAGAAAGCACTGGCACGAGCAGGGCATTCCTACGGACATCAACTTTGGCAGGCTCTACCAGATCATAGGAATTACCGATGAAAAGGCTGCGGAGAATGCGGAAAAAGCGCAGGGAGCAGCTGCGGCATAG
- a CDS encoding NAD(P)H-dependent oxidoreductase, translating to MKIIAIMGSPKGKGSGYKVVRMVEERMKRKGEVDFDYVFLKDANLQLCKGCFACVTKGKEYHYETRINPIKKAAVNLVVSLVMNMMKDMGPGEVQWPPKQKEA from the coding sequence ATGAAGATCATTGCTATAATGGGCAGCCCGAAAGGCAAGGGCAGCGGCTACAAGGTAGTCAGGATGGTCGAAGAACGGATGAAGCGGAAGGGCGAGGTCGACTTCGACTACGTCTTCCTGAAGGACGCAAATCTCCAGCTCTGTAAAGGCTGCTTCGCCTGCGTGACGAAGGGCAAGGAGTACCACTACGAGACCAGGATTAATCCGATCAAAAAGGCGGCAGTCAACTTGGTGGTCAGCCTGGTCATGAATATGATGAAAGATATGGGGCCAGGCGAGGTGCAGTGGCCCCCGAAACAGAAGGAGGCTTAG
- a CDS encoding flavodoxin domain-containing protein — protein sequence MKALVVYGTRGGATTAIAEEIGKTLSAEGFESVVKNASDLRDVKVEDYDLFVVGSSVYAGMWSGKAKGFLKKNQKMLASKKVALFSSGLAGSDPAQADAAKQSIEKTAAQFPAIKPVALAYFGGVVNFDSPNILAKIMANAMKADFEKKGIDTSKPVDQRDWEAIRQWAKDVAVKAR from the coding sequence ATGAAAGCGTTAGTAGTATATGGGACCAGAGGCGGCGCCACCACGGCGATCGCTGAGGAGATCGGTAAAACGCTCTCGGCGGAGGGCTTTGAATCGGTCGTGAAGAACGCGTCGGACCTGAGAGACGTGAAGGTAGAGGACTACGATCTCTTCGTCGTCGGCAGCTCGGTCTACGCAGGTATGTGGAGCGGCAAGGCGAAGGGCTTCCTGAAGAAGAATCAGAAAATGCTGGCCTCCAAAAAGGTCGCGCTGTTCTCCTCTGGCCTCGCAGGCAGCGATCCGGCCCAGGCTGACGCCGCTAAGCAGAGCATCGAAAAAACTGCGGCTCAGTTCCCGGCCATAAAACCGGTAGCGCTGGCCTACTTCGGCGGCGTCGTCAACTTCGACAGCCCGAACATCTTAGCGAAGATAATGGCCAACGCCATGAAGGCGGACTTCGAGAAGAAGGGTATCGACACCAGCAAGCCTGTCGACCAGAGGGACTGGGAAGCCATCCGCCAGTGGGCGAAGGACGTGGCCGTTAAGGCCAGATAA
- a CDS encoding secondary thiamine-phosphate synthase enzyme YjbQ — MITIIWKELSVPTSTRAQFIDVTRQVSAEVAKSGVKNGMCYVYVPHTTAGVTINENADPDVVTDLLATLEKLVPVHGNYRHAEGNSDAHLKASMMGFSQMIPVVEGRLALGTWQGIYFCEFDGPRSRKMLVGITGE; from the coding sequence GTGATCACGATCATCTGGAAAGAACTTTCAGTACCGACCAGCACCAGGGCGCAGTTCATCGACGTAACCAGGCAGGTATCAGCCGAGGTGGCGAAGAGCGGTGTAAAGAACGGCATGTGCTACGTGTACGTGCCCCACACGACCGCGGGCGTCACCATCAACGAGAACGCCGACCCCGACGTGGTCACCGATCTTTTAGCTACGCTGGAAAAGCTGGTGCCAGTCCACGGGAACTACCGCCACGCTGAGGGCAACTCCGACGCACACCTGAAGGCGTCTATGATGGGCTTCTCCCAGATGATACCGGTGGTAGAGGGCCGGCTTGCCCTCGGCACCTGGCAGGGCATCTACTTCTGCGAGTTCGACGGCCCACGGAGCCGCAAGATGCTTGTGGGTATTACCGGAGAGTAG
- a CDS encoding flavodoxin domain-containing protein, with protein MERIRMSLLTIIILVAVILVLLAIIALVASGGIICSGLTGKMATGAESLSPAGQIAGNALVVYDPGVTGAAKKAAAEIAGDLQSKGYKVELAGVSSTAASSASGYDVVVVGGPIYFGKASNSIEAYLKGLELQENTKLGVFGTTGSNDFVASDLTSLESQVASLQNRKAEVMLIGDRDEIKAARSCRDLVAVVTQ; from the coding sequence ATGGAGAGAATCAGGATGTCCTTACTGACAATAATCATTCTAGTCGCAGTTATTCTTGTACTGCTGGCAATAATCGCCCTCGTAGCAAGCGGGGGTATCATATGTTCCGGTTTGACGGGCAAGATGGCTACGGGCGCCGAATCGCTGAGCCCTGCGGGACAGATCGCCGGAAATGCTCTGGTCGTCTATGATCCGGGCGTCACAGGGGCGGCGAAGAAAGCGGCAGCTGAGATTGCCGGCGACCTGCAATCTAAGGGCTATAAAGTTGAGCTGGCGGGCGTAAGCAGCACGGCAGCATCCAGTGCCTCCGGATACGATGTAGTCGTAGTCGGCGGACCCATCTACTTCGGGAAGGCCAGCAACTCGATCGAGGCGTACCTGAAGGGGCTGGAGCTACAGGAGAATACGAAACTGGGCGTCTTCGGGACCACCGGCTCAAATGACTTTGTTGCAAGCGATCTGACTTCGCTGGAGAGCCAGGTGGCCTCTCTTCAAAACCGCAAGGCAGAGGTCATGTTGATCGGGGATCGTGACGAGATAAAAGCTGCCCGGAGTTGCAGAGACCTGGTGGCAGTAGTGACACAGTAG